Proteins encoded by one window of Pyxidicoccus trucidator:
- a CDS encoding type VI immunity family protein yields the protein MREDIPIIRLRNDYGTLVVRDGVILCFFMRRSHREVAHAVWRALQVYVRAIPPGSLNWYVSDDGDMLPLDDPGWEHIREQILERPGGGAWHVELSETPGGAGGYFFEYNGRKLDDPMFSHDDGATSAVSFSFPTEYLQEHGSGHLRSLALELGRELPFSFGYASLAFVSHPGSWYAVRMQLLEYLRRYLGLDLYWLGETSRVIGTRARGAYWLTFLGQPLLGQLGGIEVLRDKLSFPEVSFEPMEGERLLLTLDEWPDAIDTAKKVYFPQYRALAHLLEPHLYEERTGWFSLDKDNIRRWLRRLCQ from the coding sequence ATGAGGGAGGACATTCCCATCATTCGCTTGCGGAACGATTACGGCACTCTGGTGGTCCGCGATGGCGTCATCCTCTGCTTCTTCATGCGCCGCTCGCACCGCGAAGTGGCCCACGCCGTATGGCGTGCCTTGCAGGTCTACGTTCGGGCCATTCCTCCGGGGTCGCTCAACTGGTACGTCTCGGACGATGGAGACATGCTCCCGCTCGACGACCCGGGCTGGGAGCACATCCGCGAGCAGATACTCGAGCGTCCCGGGGGCGGTGCATGGCACGTCGAGCTATCCGAGACCCCGGGCGGAGCGGGCGGCTACTTCTTCGAATACAACGGCCGGAAGCTCGACGACCCGATGTTCTCCCACGACGACGGCGCCACCAGCGCGGTGTCCTTCTCGTTTCCCACCGAGTACCTCCAGGAGCATGGCTCCGGCCACCTGCGCTCCCTGGCCCTGGAGCTCGGTCGCGAGCTGCCCTTCAGCTTTGGCTATGCGAGCCTCGCCTTCGTGTCTCATCCGGGCAGCTGGTACGCCGTTCGGATGCAGCTCCTCGAATACCTGAGGCGCTACCTGGGCCTGGACCTCTATTGGCTGGGGGAGACCAGCCGGGTCATCGGCACTCGGGCCCGAGGGGCCTACTGGCTCACCTTCCTGGGGCAGCCGCTGCTGGGGCAGCTCGGCGGCATTGAGGTGTTGCGCGACAAGCTCTCCTTTCCAGAGGTGTCCTTCGAGCCGATGGAGGGAGAGCGGCTGCTGCTCACCCTGGACGAGTGGCCGGACGCCATCGACACCGCGAAGAAGGTGTACTTCCCCCAGTACCGGGCGCTGGCGCACCTGCTGGAGCCGCACCTCTACGAGGAGCGCACCGGCTGGTTCTCCCTGGACAAGGACAACATACGCCGCTGGCTCCGCCGGCTGTGTCAGTGA